Proteins encoded in a region of the Panicum hallii strain FIL2 chromosome 3, PHallii_v3.1, whole genome shotgun sequence genome:
- the LOC112884639 gene encoding protein RRNAD1, translating into MAATPARGGGGAYSCETAARTREWMEALAAFLGRHRPLLEAHVVNFFKDRMWELVDAEWMDCLRREPVESLLKLPSGCVQEHWPTTLREFVLTARSLVIPREQKAPQSLAPDIHVAPVGTVLAQGMNSKKKHEIENLAAVVHAIAKSCGAKTVVDVGSGQGYLAQALSFEYQLPVVAIDASSHHASVTVARAERIKKHYAAKCVEKQFLKVPRTVTCHVLSSDTLAAVTLDACKDDHGEHLRETKACTEKSPQIQEPTQSSPPLILAGLHACGDLSVNMLRVFVSCEQVKALVSVGCCYNLLSEDSYEGTNTCPGFPMSKAAKLSELVLGKSIRDLACQSAERWRSLTMDIALQNFDVHAFRAAFQMVLEKYFPEVSRLSPSIGRQGKALRRQRLRKVVESQMATEKIDDFSCSTLKEQNTNTDDVDSVIYGVDTGPDDIHHDECRKFSLFKDFTLSGLGRLGCGSVEDTSLLEIWKDVQPFSEYIGPFWCLRAALGPLVETYILLDRLLFLQEQSNLVEALLFPLFDPTMSPRNMAIIAWKLSANSSEA; encoded by the exons ATGGCGGCGactccggcgaggggcggcggcggcgcgtactCCTGCGAGACGGCGGCGCGGACCCGCGAGTGGATGGAGGCCCTCGCCGCCTTcctcggccgccaccgcccgctgcTTGAGGCCCACGTCGTCAACTTCTTCAAG GACAGGATGTGGGAGCTGGTGGACGCCGAGTGGATGGACTGCCTCCGGCGGGAGCCCGTGGAGAGCTTGCTCAAGCTGCCATCTGGATGCGTCCAG GAGCACTGGCCCACTACGCTGCGAGAGTTTGTGCTTACTGCTAGGTCGCTTGTTATTCCACGGGAGCAGAAGGCTCCGCAGTCG CTTGCACCTGATATTCATGTAGCTCCAGTTGGCACTGTTCTCGCTCAAGGCATGAACTCAAAGAAGAAGCACGAA ATTGAAAATCTAGCTGCGGTGGTTCATGCGATTGCTAAGAGTTGTGGTGCGAAGACAGTGGTTGATGTAGGTTCTGGCCAG GGCTATCTTGCACAAGCTTTATCTTTTGAGTACCAACTCCCTGTTGTAGCAATAGATGCTTCGTCACATCATGCATCAGTTACAGTTGCTCGTGCAGAGAGAATAAAGAAGCACTATGCTGCTAAATG TGTGGAGAAGCAATTTCTCAAAGTACCTAGGACTGTCACCTGTCATGTTCTTTCTAGTGACACATTGGCAGCTGTCACGTTGGATGCATGTAAGGATGACCATGGTGAACATTTAAGAGAAACTAAGGCCTGTACTGAGAAAAGCCCTCAAATCCAGGAACCAACTCAGAGCAGCCCACCATTAATCCTTGCTGGTCTTCATGCTTGTGGTGATCTTTCTGTTAACATGCTAAG AGTTTTTGTGTCCTGCGAACAAGTAAAAGCATTGGTAAGCGTTGGCTGCTGTTACAACTTGCTTTCTGAGGATTCTTATGAGGGCACGAACACCTGTCCTGGTTTTCCTATGAGCAAAGCTGCCAAACTATCTGAACTAGTGCTTGGGAAAAGCATCCGTGATCTTGCTTGTCAG AGTGCAGAGAGATGGAGAAGTCTCACCATGGACATTGCGCTGCAAAATTTTGATGTACATGCCTTCCGAGCTGCATTTCAAATG GTACTtgagaaatattttccagaagtGTCAAGGTTGAGTCCATCAATTGGAAGGCAAGGAAAAGCTCTTCGGCGTCAGAGGCTTCGGAAAGTTGTGGAATCACAAATGGCTACAGAGAAAATTGATGATTTCTCCTGTTCAACTTTAAAGGAACAAAACACAAACACAGATGATGTTGATTCAGTCATATATGGAGTTGACACAGGACCAGATGACATCCATCATGATGAATGTCGAAAGTTTTCCCTTTTCAAAGATTTTACACTATCAGGATTAGGTCGCCTTGGCTGTGGTTCAGTGGAAGACACGAGTCTGCTTGAAATATGGAAGGATGTGCAACCCTTCTCT GAATATATAGGTCCCTTTTGGTGCCTTCGGGCTGCTTTAGGTCCACTGGTTGAAACATATATTTTACTTGATCGGTTATTATTTCTTCAAGAGCAAAGCAACCTAGTCGAAGCATTGTTGTTTCCTCTATTTGATCCTACTATGTCTCCAAGGAACATGGCCATAATTGCTTGGAAGTTATCTGCAAATTCTTCAGAAGCATGA
- the LOC112884640 gene encoding NAC domain-containing protein 21/22-like, whose translation MSMSFLSMVEAELPPGFRFHPRDDELICDYLAPKLGGKVGFSGRRPPMVDVDLNKVEPWDLPEAAAVGPREWYFFSLKDRKYATGQRTNRATVSGYWKATGKDRAVARRGALVGMRKTLVFYQGRAPKGRKTEWVMHEYRMEGALEQSSKFSSKDEDWVLCRVICKKKLPGGGASSKASRSLATNGGHDTTPTSSLPLPPLMDTTLAQLQAAMNTTAGSGAVEQVPCFSSFNNIASNSNTAAAAAAQPCYLPMVTGSHGMSFLDHGLPELGGCFDPLNCDKKLLKAVLSQFGGEVVPSLTHEMAAGTATSTWMNHF comes from the exons ATGTCGATGAGCTTCCTGAGCATGGTGGAGGCGGAGCTACCACCGGGGTTCCGGTTCCACCCGAGGGACGACGAGCTCATCTGCGACTACCTCGCGCCCAAGCTCGGCGGCAAGGTCGGGttctccggccgccggccgcccatGGTCGACGTCGATCTCAACAAGGTTGAGCCATGGGATCTCCCGG AGGCGGCCGCGGTGGGCCCTAGGGAGTGGTACTTTTTCAGCCTCAAGGACAGGAAATACGCGACGGGGCAGCGGACGAACCGGGCCACGGTGTCGGGGTACTGGAAGGCTACCGGGAAGGATCGGGCCGTGGCGCGGCGAGGGGCATTGGTGGGGATGAGGAAGACGCTGGTGTTCTACCAGGGGAGGGCCCCCAAGGGGAGGAAGACGGAGTGGGTGATGCATGAGTACAGGATGGAGGGTGCCCTTGAGCAATCCTCCAAGTTCTCCTCCAAG GATGAGGATTGGGTCCTGTGCAGAGTCATCTGCAAGAAGAAATTACCAGGAGGAGGCGCCAGCTCCAAGGCATCAAGAAGCCTCGCCACCAATGGCGGCCATGACACCACACCAACCAGCTCGCTGCCGCTGCCACCCCTCATGGACACCACCCTAGCACAGCTCCAGGCCGCCATGAACACCACCGCCGGCTCCGGCGCAGTCGAGCAGGTGCCCTGCTTCTCCAGCTTCAACAACATCGCCAGCAACAGCaacactgctgctgctgcagcagctCAGCCATGCTACCTGCCCATGGTCACTGGCAGCCATGGCATGAGCTTCCTGGACCATGGCCTGCCTGAGCTGGGCGGCTGCTTTGATCCTCTGAACTGCGACAAGAAGTTGCTCAAGGCCGTGCTGAGCCAGTTCGGCGGTGAGGTGGTGCCAAGCCTGACGCATGAGATGGCTGCTGGCACGGCGACCTCCActtggatgaatcacttctag
- the LOC112884641 gene encoding CASP-like protein 1B1 isoform X2 produces the protein MDLEHGSKKPPAAPAAAAPTRNKLLQLRDRLVAVQPVVLRAAAALAAVVAAVVMALNTQSYTAVVAIVGTRPLTQTFTAEFRDTPAFVYFVIANAIAGAYNLVVLIIRRLTLRRRTASLVVHMLDMVIMALLATGAATAASMAELGKNGNLHARWNPICDSCSQRSPAQHGGPMSSPHLRQLIHNNALFLHLDLTLVVKAAQL, from the exons ATGGATCTCGAGCATGGCAGCAAAAAGCCCCCCGCTGcaccggcggctgcggcgccgaCCCGCAACAAGCTCCTGCAGCTCAGGGACAGGCTGGTCGCCGTGCAGCCGGTCGTGCTgcgcgcggctgcggccctggccgcggtggtggcggcggtcgTCATGGCGCTCAACACCCAGTCCTACACCGCGGTGGTCGCCATCGTCGGCACCAGGCCGCTCACGCAGACCTTCACCGCAGAGTTCAGGGACACGCCTGCATTTGT GTACTTCGTCATAGCCAATGCCATTGCCGGTGCGTATAACCTGGTGGTGCTGATCATCAGGCGCCTAACTCTGCGGCGAAGGACGGCGAGTTTGGTTGTGCATATGCTCGACATG GTGATCATGGCTCTGTTGGCTACCGGTGCCGCCACAGCGGCCTCGATGGCGGAGCTAGGCAAGAACGGTAACTTGCACGCGCGGTGGAACCCGATCTGCGACAG CTGCAGCCAACGCTCACCGGCCCAACATGGCGGGCCAATGAGTAGTCCGCATCTCAGACAGCTCATCCACAACAATGCACTGTTTCTGCATTTGGATCTCACTCTGGTGGTCAAGGCAGCACAACTGTGA
- the LOC112884641 gene encoding CASP-like protein 1B1 isoform X1, whose amino-acid sequence MDLEHGSKKPPAAPAAAAPTRNKLLQLRDRLVAVQPVVLRAAAALAAVVAAVVMALNTQSYTAVVAIVGTRPLTQTFTAEFRDTPAFVYFVIANAIAGAYNLVVLIIRRLTLRRRTASLVVHMLDMVIMALLATGAATAASMAELGKNGNLHARWNPICDRFGSFCSRGGIAIVSSFIGVALMLALNLLSAAANAHRPNMAGQ is encoded by the exons ATGGATCTCGAGCATGGCAGCAAAAAGCCCCCCGCTGcaccggcggctgcggcgccgaCCCGCAACAAGCTCCTGCAGCTCAGGGACAGGCTGGTCGCCGTGCAGCCGGTCGTGCTgcgcgcggctgcggccctggccgcggtggtggcggcggtcgTCATGGCGCTCAACACCCAGTCCTACACCGCGGTGGTCGCCATCGTCGGCACCAGGCCGCTCACGCAGACCTTCACCGCAGAGTTCAGGGACACGCCTGCATTTGT GTACTTCGTCATAGCCAATGCCATTGCCGGTGCGTATAACCTGGTGGTGCTGATCATCAGGCGCCTAACTCTGCGGCGAAGGACGGCGAGTTTGGTTGTGCATATGCTCGACATG GTGATCATGGCTCTGTTGGCTACCGGTGCCGCCACAGCGGCCTCGATGGCGGAGCTAGGCAAGAACGGTAACTTGCACGCGCGGTGGAACCCGATCTGCGACAGGTTTGGTTCCTTCTGCAGCCGTGGAGGCATTGCCATCGTGTCATCGTTCATCGGTGTGGCCCTCATGCTGGCACTGAACCTATTATCAGCTGCAGCCAACGCTCACCGGCCCAACATGGCGGGCCAATGA
- the LOC112884579 gene encoding protein LOL2-like isoform X1, which yields MQSQIVCHGCRSLLLYPRGAPSVCCAVCHAVTTVPPPGMEMARLICGGCQTLLMYTRNATTVRCSCCDTVNLVRPVSSIAHVNCGQCQTVLMYPYGAPSVKCAICNFITNVGGHQVPTVRPLPPALPASSGNSYNIPSTSAPTSQSQNVTVVVENPMTVDDKGKLVSNVVVGVTTGGKK from the exons ATGCAGAGCCAGATCGTGTGCCACGGGTGCAGGAGCCTTCTACTCTACCCGAGAGGCGCTCCGAGCGTGTGCTGCGCGGTATGCCACGCAGTCACCACCGTGCCACCTCCAG GAATGGAGATGGCTCGACTTATTTGTGGTGGCTGCCAAACATTATTGATGTATACTCGCAATGCAACAACTGTAAGATGCTCATGTTGTGACACAGTCAATCTTGTCAGACCAG TAAGTAGCATAGCTCATGTGAACTGTGGCCAGTGCCAAACAGTGTTGATGTATCCGTACGGAGCACCATCTGTCAAATGTGCTATCtgcaactttattacaaacGTTGGTGGG CATCAGGTACCAACCGTGAGACCTTTGCCACCTGCGCTGCCTGCATCAAGTGGAAATTCATATAACATCCCGTCAACTTCTGCG CCAACGAGCCAATCACAGAATGTAACTGTTGTTGTTGAAAATCCAATGACAGTAGATGACAAGGGAAAATTG GTGAGCAATGTTGTAGTTGGGGTTACAACTGGTGGGAAAAAGTAA
- the LOC112884579 gene encoding protein LOL2-like isoform X2 — MQSQIVCHGCRSLLLYPRGAPSVCCAVCHAVTTVPPPGMEMARLICGGCQTLLMYTRNATTVRCSCCDTVNLVRPVSSIAHVNCGQCQTVLMYPYGAPSVKCAICNFITNVGGVPTVRPLPPALPASSGNSYNIPSTSAPTSQSQNVTVVVENPMTVDDKGKLVSNVVVGVTTGGKK, encoded by the exons ATGCAGAGCCAGATCGTGTGCCACGGGTGCAGGAGCCTTCTACTCTACCCGAGAGGCGCTCCGAGCGTGTGCTGCGCGGTATGCCACGCAGTCACCACCGTGCCACCTCCAG GAATGGAGATGGCTCGACTTATTTGTGGTGGCTGCCAAACATTATTGATGTATACTCGCAATGCAACAACTGTAAGATGCTCATGTTGTGACACAGTCAATCTTGTCAGACCAG TAAGTAGCATAGCTCATGTGAACTGTGGCCAGTGCCAAACAGTGTTGATGTATCCGTACGGAGCACCATCTGTCAAATGTGCTATCtgcaactttattacaaacGTTGGTGGG GTACCAACCGTGAGACCTTTGCCACCTGCGCTGCCTGCATCAAGTGGAAATTCATATAACATCCCGTCAACTTCTGCG CCAACGAGCCAATCACAGAATGTAACTGTTGTTGTTGAAAATCCAATGACAGTAGATGACAAGGGAAAATTG GTGAGCAATGTTGTAGTTGGGGTTACAACTGGTGGGAAAAAGTAA
- the LOC112884578 gene encoding septin and tuftelin-interacting protein 1 homolog 1 produces MAEEAEGMDRFDMDGDFEGGQFGRDGEFYYRSRRERAPQTRDDAIYGVFAEGDSDYDSEDDDGSRRRGRRKRRRDGGGEPDLTKPVQFVSTGKFMPTQEPEAEPDKRPGLGRAAAAAAKEEEAEEEEQDDEGDTEMLPTMFGRIREGARARREEKEREREKAARRRQAAGMGAGEPAAALGSLEANSKVAKMMAMMGYKKGMGLGKNEQGITAPVETTLRPKNAGLGSVEGFKEPKPMTSKENLPVPAPPPTSGKKEKRWSKKASTKKAPVLTKNELLAMRAEQEQEEEPAVVQKVIDMRGPQARVLTDLKGLNEEQEMEANDVPMPELQYNVRLLVDEAKADVLRLHGQLRREQEKVASLVREKENVAKQEALQKHQLQVMERIAETLERVRVDDTAGMLTLDGLLQTFHGLKVQFEEEFKMCSIAWIACRYAHPLLIRIFQGWQPLQDPKFGLDVMKKWKDLLQGDQPYDFSDGSASMTPYVQLVSEVILPAVRISGTNSWEAREPEPMLNFLELWDNKKLLPPVLLQSILEHVIMPKLSAAVDSWDPRRESVPIHVWVHPWLPMLRERIETLCHSIRYKLSTVLHVWQAHDASAYAVLSPWKDVFDSASWEDLIVRYIIPKLRLALQEFQINPANQKLDQFNWVMLWASAIPVHLMVHMLEVDFFSKWQQVLYHWLCSPNPDFNEIMNWYKGWKGLFPPELLANERIRMLLTAGLDMMNQAAEGLEVVQPGARENVGYLRATEKRQFDAAQQAYHAAPGAAMADLSFKESIQAYAMEQGLLFMPRVGKFYNGMPVYEFGTVSICIDSVKRLLYAQLQEGIERWSAVTLTQLMEMNRMGRSR; encoded by the coding sequence atggcggaggaggcggaggggATGGACCGGTTCGACATGGACGGGGACTTCGAGGGCGGGCAGTTCGGCCGCGACGGGGAGTTCTACTACCGGAGCCGGAGGGAGCGGGCGCCGCAGACCCGCGACGACGCCATCTACGGGGTGTTCGCGGAGGGCGACTCCGACTACGACTCGGAGGACGACGACGGGTCccgacgccgcggccgccggaAGCGCCgcagggacggcggcggggagccgGACCTCACCAAGCCCGTCCAGTTCGTATCCACCGGCAAGTTCATGCCCACCCAGGAGCCGGAGGCCGAGCCTGACAAGAGGCCGGGGCTcgggcgcgccgccgcggctgctgccaaggaggaggaggcggaggaggaggagcaggacgaCGAGGGGGATACCGAGATGCTGCCGACGATGTTCGGCAGGATCAGGGAGGGCGCCCGTGCGAGGCGGGAGGAGAAGGAGCGGGAGCGCGAGAaggcggcgcgccggcgccaGGCTGCCGGGATGGGGGCGGGGGAGCCAGCGGCAGCCCTTGGGAGCCTGGAGGCTAATTCCAAGGTGGCCAAGATGATGGCCATGATGGGGTACAAGAAAGGAATGGGCCTTGGAAAGAACGAGCAGGGGATCACAGCGCCGGTGGAGACCACTTTGCGACCCAAGAACGCTGGCCTGGGGAGTGTGGAGGGTTTCAAGGAACCCAAGCCTATGACGTCTAAGGAAAACTTGCCGGTCCCGGCTCCTCCGCCGACATCAGGGAAGAAGGAGAAGCGTTGGTCCAAGAAGGCTAGCACAAAGAAAGCTCCAGTCTTGACGAAGAATGAGCTCCTGGCCATGCGTGCCGAGCAGGAACAGGAGGAGGAGCCTGCAGTTGTCCAGAAGGTGATTGACATGCGAGGGCCCCAGGCGCGGGTGCTGACGGACTTGAAGGGGCTCAATGAAGAACAAGAGATGGAGGCGAATGATGTGCCAATGCCGGAGCTGCAGTACAATGTGCGCCTGCTTGTTGATGAGGCTAAGGCTGATGTTCTGAGGTTGCATGGGCAGCTGCGAAGGGAGCAGGAGAAGGTGGCTAGCCTGGTGCGGGAGAAGGAAAACGTGGCCAAGCAGGAGGCATTGCAGAAACACCAGCTGCAGGTGATGGAGAGAATTGCAGAGACACTAGAGCGGGTCCGTGTGGATGATACAGCTGGCATGCTCACTCTGGATGGATTGCTTCAGACATTCCATGGCTTGAAGGTGCAGTTTGAGGAGGAGTTCAAGATGTGCAGCATTGCATGGATTGCTTGCAGATATGCCCATCCACTGCTAATCCGGATCTTCCAGGGATGGCAGCCTCTTCAGGATCCGAAGTTTGGGTTAGATGTCATGAAAAAGTGGAAGGACCTGCTGCAGGGGGACCAACCATATGACTTCTCAGATGGTTCTGCATCAATGACACCATATGTGCAGCTTGTTAGTGAAGTCATCCTGCCGGCTGTGAGGATATCAGGAACCAATTCATGGGAGGCTAGGGAACCGGAACCAATGCTCAACTTTCTTGAGTTATGGGATAATAAGAAATTGCTTCCTCCTGTTTTGCTTCAATCAATACTAGAGCATGTGATAATGCCAAAGCTCTCAGCTGCTGTGGATTCATGGGACCCTCGCAGGGAGAGTGTACCGATCCATGTCTGGGTACACCCATGGTTGCCAATGCTAAGAGAAAGGATAGAGACCTTGTGCCATTCTATTCGATACAAGCTGAGCACTGTCCTCCACGTATGGCAAGCACATGATGCTTCGGCATATGCTGTGCTGTCCCCGTGGAAGGATGTGTTTGATTCGGCAAGCTGGGAAGACCTGATTGTGCGGTATATCATTCCTAAACTGAGATTGGCACTGCAAGAGTTTCAGATCAACCCAGCAAACCAGAAACTTGATCAATTCAACTGGGTGATGTTGTGGGCATCTGCAATCCCAGTACACCTCATGGTCCATATGTTGGAGGTTGATTTCTTCAGTAAGTGGCAACAGGTCCTATACCATTGGTTGTGCTCACCAAATCCTGATTTCAATGAGATAATGAACTGGTATAAGGGCTGGAAGGGCCTTTTCCCACCAGAGTTACTTGCCAATGAGCGCATACGGATGCTTCTAACCGCTGGTCTTGACATGATGAACCAAGCTGCTGAAGGACTGGAGGTGGTGCAACCTGGGGCTAGGGAGAATGTGGGTTACTTGAGAGCAACTGAGAAACGACAATTTGATGCAGCACAGCAGGCTTACCATGCTGCACCAGGGGCAGCCATGGCGGATTTGAGCTTCAAGGAGTCTATCCAGGCCTATGCAATGGAGCAAGGGCTGCTGTTTATGCCTAGAGTTGGCAAGTTCTACAATGGCATGCCGGTGTATGAGTTTGGCACCGTTAGTATTTGCATAGACTCTGTGAAGCGACTATTGTATGCACAACTTCAAGAGGGAATTGAGAGATGGAGTGCTGTAACTCTTACACAATTGATGGAAATGAACCGAATGGGAAGATCACGCTAA